Within the Periophthalmus magnuspinnatus isolate fPerMag1 chromosome 7, fPerMag1.2.pri, whole genome shotgun sequence genome, the region TTGTATGTTGGGCCTGCACATGTTGTATGTTGGATCTATACATGTTGTATGTTGGGCCTGCACATGTTGTATGTTGGATCAATACATGTTGTATGTTGGGCCTGCACATGTTGTATGTTGGATCTATACATGTTGTATGTTGGGCCTGCACATGTTATATGTTGGATTTGCAAATGTTGCACCTCCACATGTTCTACGTTGTATGTTGGACGACTGCATGTTGTAAGTTGTACCTGCACATGTTGTATGTTGGACCTGGACATGTTGTATGACCTACCTGTAGATGCATTAATATCTGCTGCACACACCATTGGCCCACTCTCTGGTACTTGAGGGCCGTCGGGGGGCCCCGGCCCTCGCTCAGCTGCTGCACCAGACACAACAGCATCATGGGCACGGCCATGCTGCTGGACGGAGTGTCCCCAGGGAGTTGAGGGCGACCCAGGCCTGAGGGGTCCTCCTGCACCCAGTGCACCACCTTCTCCATCATCTGCTCAGCCTCAACCTGCAGAGAGCAGTGAGTGTGGGCCAAAGGTGCTGTACTATAGTACTATAGCAAACTGCAACATGAAGCTGCTCTATGAATGTTTACAATTATCAAATAGCAAAGTACTGATCATCGAGGCAATGCCACATCAGGAATGAGATTTGATTTTGTGATATAAAGGGGAATTGGCCAGGTTCTCATTCTCGGATGGTGAGCTACAGATTAACCCTTGAACATCAACACACACCTGCATGTCCCTGTCTCCTGTGACCCTGCTCAGTTCATCCAGGCCCAAGACATAGAAGCATTCGCTGAAAATGGTTCTCTGGATCTTCACAGCTCTCCCATCTCTGGTCAGACAGAAGGCACACTTCCACAGACCACTGCTGCCCCCCACACGAGCATGCTTTCTGAGGAATGCTCCACCTGCAACACAAGTGCAGTACAGTATAGATTGTGGGGAAGTTGgtcaaaataggaggcagatGGACAACAAAATCTGacaaaatgcattaaaagatGACTTTGGTTGAAAtgcaaaataagaaaacaacataaactgttgacacaactaaacagaaaatataaaacttaaaaCTAAATCTAGCACAACAACCACATGcacacaactacactgaaatcTACCCCCAATGAGCCCAAACAGACAGCTTTTAAACTTAATCAGGTAAGTCCATTGTCTCTACAGGTAAGTCTTAGGTCAGTGTTAACGTTAGGAGATGTCTGTGTACTTTAACTTAACTGTGTAACTCTAGGAGATACATCAATGATTTAGTCCCTTAACAAATGTATTAAACACAAGATGacttaaattaaatgtttgtttctagACCCTGTGGTGAACCAGGTAAGTATTGTTTGGATGTGAATGtgtttgactgaaatgttttagctattttctgatgtatgctataatattccctcatcaaaaacatacctggagctgtgttttgtttcattcacatgtctaGTTCTTCTCTGGTAAACAATGGCAAacactcggttccaccttgtaatgtcatgtggtaatacgggaagtgcgcaactgtgtttttaaactccatacaccttcactagaatcattgggATAATTTCGGCCTTGCTAaactctattgaacaaaaggtaaaaggagctattaacttgaaaactactgctttgtgacatcacaaggtggaacagtgcattttgacctttggggATGTAGGCAaactatataataataaaaagttacttaaacgCATGAATgattcaaaacacaaacaaaacaaactccgggtatgtttttgagtagGTAGccacattctaacatggcttaaagctcacaagagtcaatttcacataatgtaggacctttaaagtacaaACTTCTAAAAGCTGCCCACCTCTGCATGGCTACTTTATGATGTTCAAACCTCAGGGGAGTACAAGACTCATTTAGAGTGCAATTTTCTAGATAAAACCACCAtgaacacaaagacacaacaacaaggAGCAAGGATGGAATCACTAAGTGCTAGATGatattcacataaaaaaaaaatactgttcaaTTAGATCAACTTTAAGACTTGCTTTCATTAAAATGAACTAAGATCTGGGATTTGACTTGGACTTGAACCCCGGGCTTTGAGAGGAGGTGATCTCTCTGAACACCACATGGTAAGTTGTAGTTTCAGTGCTTCATTTTACAGAACAAAGTGGAGAAGGTCCCTCCCATTTCTCTATTCATGACCAAGAGTTTGAGAAgcaccagatacacaaaaacatgtcagtTGTAAAAAGTAGGAGCAGTATTCAGTAATTTGGTATAGAGACTTGAACTCAAAGCATAGGACTTTGGACTTACCTAAAGTATAATAGCCAAAAATTATACGCGTAAGAGTATCgtcacttcaaaataatatcgatactcaagtagaagtaaacaTAGTGggccaagaaaaaataagagtaaaaaaagtatttgggaaaactagtAGTCTTCCATACCGGCATGCCAAAGCCTGATGTTATCaaatctcagaagctaaacagGGCTCAGCCTTCTTTATACTTGGATAGGAGACCAGTGGGACTACCAAGTGCCACAGGGGGCACCAGTAGCAAAAACTGTTATGTTtgtaggcaagacacttaacctacattgtctagtatgaatatggcatgtgtgtgaatgctggttggaggggctgataGTTTGtggctttgtttatggctcggggttttgtccttagggtgaaccagaGCTCAAAtggtgcctacaaacacagagggaaaagtaaaggaggagcaacatgtggagaaagccctctctgcttgtggatatccaaaatgggccttcaatagatcgaagagaactaaaaaacaggacaacagggaatctgaacctagaaggaaaggtgttatgtttccttacacagcgggtgtgtctgaaaaacttcagagaatcttcagacagtatgagattcctgtctttttcaaacccacaaacactttaaggtaAAAACTgattcaccctaaggacaaaaccccgagccataaacaaagtaatgtagtctattccattcagtgtagtgaagagtgcagtgagctttacattggagaaactaaacagctactctataagaggatgtaccaacaccggcgtgagagttcctctggaccccagtctgccgtgcatctccatctcaaagccacacACCACTCCTTttaagatagtgaagttcagatcttagccagagaaaagaaatggtttgaaaggggagttaaagaagctagttttgttaggaaagagaatccttccttaaacagaaatggacaGAAACAgaaatctctcccccatctataacaccatcctcagacccagaacaatgagaacaacagcagggtcgttaagggctgaataggttaGTCGCAGctaaaactggagacaatagcagtttagctatttagctgtttacagtttcagtgtggttagctcctcccctcagatagatttaaaggcagtggccaccagcattctgactagaactgaagaagcgccttggatgagcagcgaaacgtcttcactcctacaagatttgtccagttgacagatttaactttgttgtttgccgtaactgagtaaatgtaactgagtactgctCACCTATGAACCTGAGCACATGAACAAGAACTTGAGACTTACTTCAGACTTGCAAAACAATAAATTGGTCCCACCTCTAATATATAGtcagtgctttgcctggaatgttccacagtatgccactTAATGTTTCCTGCATTtatgaaattacattttttattgctctaaTCTGACCTGCCTTATGTTCCTACAGGCTAGACTTAATGGACCTAGATCATGGCAtatcaatgccatactgtggaacactctggGCAAAGCCACATCTCAATAGATGTTATGGCAATAGATAGGTGGTATACTCAAAAAGTTATAGAAAGTTATGAAGTCcacctttaaatcaaaattgctATGTAGATTCATTTATCTTATAGTAgcttacttttaaaatgatttacaaCAGATTAAACACAAGGTAATTTTAGATTGTCCCTCACCTGCTTTGGCAGCCTCCAGGATCTCCTCCGTGTGAAAGCGTGGTACAGTCCGGTACAAGCGACAGTACATCCAGACCTGAGGGGCACTGCATCAGTCACACAGCCCAGATACAGGCCGTGACAGGGTATACTTGGGCAGTGTTACCTACCTGCCGACCCTGGAGCCACACGTACTTGAGCTCATCATACACCCGGCCATCTCTGCTCAGACACGTGAAGAAACcactgcacatacacacacacatagacaaagTGAATCCATACACTGAGTGGCACTTATaagctcattgtggtgaataattagccCTGGAGAACCCAAGAAGCCTTTTCTTCTTTGAAAAATTATGAACAATGCATTAAATGACTGCTATAGGTTCACTGAACACTGAAATATccactttttcaattttaactATATATTCCCTAATTTAGAatcagggccaaatttggcccttaaagaatataatttatccaaaaagaatataaaatgtacttctagacattctgcaagctattactaaaaagattagcaaaaaaaaacaacacacaatttTACCAACCGCTGGTTTGCTGAGAAGACCACTTTGTTTGGGAAGTTTTCCAGCTCAACAAAACCGCATGTGGTCAGCCACCTTGTCACTACCACTCTGGCTCATTTTAGTCCAATACTCAGCTACTAGGTGTCTCTATGCAGGGGCCAGAAGTGGCACTCTGGGCTTTTGAagttaaatttgacttttttttttgtttgttcattttgggtAGCAGCAATTAACTGCGGTCAAATTTGATCCTGTGGGTTCTCCCGggttaggatgctcagaatgcataaggtcagtgaggaataactctggaccactgcaaaccttttaaaatgatctagttccgtttttccacttttttaagacgataaaaaatacaaagcaGTGAGCTGAGCAAGGGCGACAGGGGAGACAGGAGTActtaagcctcaaatgcaggacaaagcaggatttctcaaacatacacaaatcactcaaaataacaCTTTGAGTAAGctatgatgagggaacactgttataaaatttaataaaaatagaatTTGCATAGTATTTCATGTTAAGAAAATGAGTATTATCTTTCCACATCCCCATGTTTACAATCCAGTTTGGTGAGACCTCTCCCACTGAAGAGCCCCAGGCCCATTTCCCACAGTGAAAGACTAGACTGACTCCTCTCTTTTAGCCCCATGTTGACAATAGCCAAGCGTTTCACTCCCCTCTACAGCTAATAGAGACCATCAGACAGCAAATCCAGTAGTTCTCAGTGAAAATGAAAGCTAAAAACATACGTTTCTGCACATGTGTAGACTGCATGGTCAGAACTGTCATTAAATCTCAACTAACACCAGTCTATCCACAAGTATAAcattaagacaaaaataaataaataaaggtggactatgtaactgttCTAATGAAGGGTCCTCCACCTACTAGAtaggtacctgatttttactgtcttataaACATGGAAATAAGAACTAGTTCATATTAAACGGTTCACAGTttacagttattcctcacataccttaagcatcctaagtattcacTGCAATTAATGTATATGTGTTTTCACAACTCTCCGAGACCATAGTGAAATAGTGTCATGgtacagctaacaacaactagcaggcttcctgattctcagacaacaAAGTCCTGCAGtgtacttattttgacctcaagagctaatatatatctgtactggggtaagacaacTTTTGCTCagataaatgggaaaaaatcaggtacaggacctttaatgccatactgtggtacaattacaagcaaagcaataaaatctccatgcatagagacaagaaggtggcggacctttcaccaggaaagttacatggtgtaccAAGTAAAGTACTGACACCACAGCGAGCTGAATATATTTATGAGTAGTGGTAGTAAACAGTTTAATCCACTCCTGTTTGGTTTACATTGCTACTCAATGGAGCTGCTTCctgagagaggtggagagagacagagggaaaggtggagacaaaaagagacagGTGGAGGAGAATGTGGAGTGTACCCATGTTCAGGATCATGGGAGTGTGTGTACCCATGTTCAGGATCATGGGAGTGTGTGTACCCATGTTCAGGATCATGGGAGTGTGTGTACTCCTGTTCAAGATCATGGGAGTGTGTGTACTCCTGTTCAAGATCATGGGAGTGTGTGTACTCCTGTTCAAGATCATGGGAGTGTGTGTACTCGTGTTCAGGATCATGAGAGTGTGAGTATCCGTGTTCAGAATCATGGGTGTGTGTACCCGTGTTCAGGATGATGGgagtgtgtgtacctgtgttcAGGATCATGGGAGTGTGTGTACCCGTATTCAGGATCATGGGAGTGAATGGACCTGTGTACAGGATCATGGGAGTGAGTGTACCCGTGTTCAGAATCATGGGAGTGAGTGTACCCGTGTTCAGGATCATGGGAGTGTGTGTACCCGTGTTCAGGATCACGGGAGTGAGTGGACCTGTGTACAGGATCATGAGAGTGTTTGTACCTGTGTTCAGGATCATGGTAGTATGTGTACCCGTGTTCAGGATCATGGGAGTGAGTGGACCTGTGTACAGGATCATGGGAGTGAGTGTACCCGTGTTCAGAATCATGGGAGTCTGTGTACCCGTGTTCAGAATCATGGGAATGAGTGTACCCGTGTTCAGGATCATGGGAGTGTGTGTACCCGTGTTCAGGATCACAGGAGTGAGTGGACCTGTGTACAGGATCATGAGAGTGTTTGTACCTGTGTTCAGGATCATGGTAGTATGTGTACCCGTGTTCAGGATCATGGGAGTGAGTGGACCTGTGTACAGGATCATGGGAGTGAGTGTACCCGTGTTCAGAATCATGGGAGTCTGTGTACCCGTGTTCAGAATCATGGGAGTCTGTGTACCCGTGTTCAGAATCATGGGAATGAGTGTACCCGTGTTCAGGATCATGGGAGTGTGTGTACCCGTGTTCAGGATCACAGGAGTGAGTGGACCTGTGTACAGGATCATGAGAGTGTTTGTACCTGTGTTCAGGATCATGGTAGTATGTGTACCCGTGTTCAGGATCATGGGAGTGAGTGGACCTGTGTACAGGATCATGGGAGTGAGTGTACCCGTGTTCAGGATCATGGGAGTGTGTGTACCCATTTTCAGGATCACGGGAGTGAGTGGACCTGTGTACAGGATCATGGGAGTGTGTGTACCCGTGTTCAGGATCACGGGAGTGAGTAGACCTGTGTACAGGATCATGGGAGTGAGTGTACCCGTGTTCAGAATCATGGGAGTCTGTGTACCCGTGTTCAGAATCATAGGAGTGAGTGTACCAGTGTTCAGGATCATGGGAGTGAGTGGACCTGTGTACAGGATCATGGGAGTGAGTGTACCCGTGTTCAGGATCATGGGAGTGTGTGTACCAGTGTTCAGAATCATGGGAGTGAGTGTACCCGTGTTCAGAATCATGGGAGTGAGTGTACCCGTGTTCAGGATCATGGGAGTGCTTGACCCAGAAGTCCACAGTTCGGTCCAGCTCTTGGCGGATGCGCTCTCTgaactgctccagcctctgcACAGACATGACACCACCTGCTGGACACAGGGAGGAACCAATGAGGTGTAaactatctgtgtaatccctcagtcgtccaggtttgatccatagcaGAAGATAGCACAAGCAACATGTTTCTTTAGCTAATGCGGTATAAGAAAACTCAGATTGATGGTAACCTGTAGTAAACAACAGCAGCCATGCTCTGACTGTGTAATTCTACTCAAGGACTCATGCAAActaattgatattttgcagctgatgtcatcaacatgccCTGGGAGGTGAGGCTAACTGTCtgtactgctctgtctgaagctctgttacttaagttaGACTTtattctgagctttattttaacacggcTGACTAtactgaccataaagaactgatttatctGTAACTACAACTTATGAGCTGATTTTGCAGTTAaataagtccctctcaaataacattacactcACAAGCTAGCTCGCATTGGCCAATAGTTTTCAGTTTCTAAAAAGATCCATGAATGCTTGCATTTATCACAACCCTGCTGAAAAtgtccattttgtgttgctttttttcagtgtatttttctgTAAGTCTACTacattctacattttatataaacacagtAGATATCAAATGTATGATGCAAGATATAGGGAAttgtgtagcaaagaaaaaaagttacataactaAATATGGCCTTCTTTCAATTAGTTTCTTGATGCAGTCTCATGAAATGCTTTTCACTTTACAGCTGTGCCTTATCTGGATCAAGAAATGCCAACAATGCAAAACAGTGGTCAAAACAAAGAGTggctatttttttaaatctaaaacaagttgatagttattttgagtttatcttttgtttactacattccacacATGTTTATTCAGAGTTTTGAAGCCTTCAGTGAGAGTCTAGGacgtaaataatcatggaaataaagaaaaaagcataAGGTCTGTCCAAAGTTTTGACTGATAGTGtacattattttctattttagaaTTTTTCTACTCCCACAATCACAAGATGGCTGTGGCAATTGTATCATACCTCATAGAAAGGAACCATCAGGGACAGATGCTgctcaggagtacctagctggaggagtATAACCTATTGGCCATGTTTTGGTTAGATGAGGGGCACCAGAGCACCTCGAGGATACCTTTTCCGACACAGGTAGAGCATCAAAAGGCTCTGATCAGAGATTGGAACACAGGACGCAGGTTTAGAAAAAGGAATTTGAAGCACTGCGCAGCTTGTTAAATGACTGCAGCTTTACTTTACTCCTCCTGTCGCATGTCTACCCCCGTCACAGGTGTACATGTGTGGATGGTTAAGAGCATGTGAGAGGCCCGGCATCTCCAAAGTTACTTGTTTAAATAATTAGCGAATCCAATAATTTGCCAATAGTTAACTGACagagaaacatttaaaactagGCTACCTCTTAGTGACATCACATGGTTGAACAGATCATTTtaagctttggggatgtagactgggtaataatgcaggattactcaaacatatgtgag harbors:
- the renbp gene encoding N-acylglucosamine 2-epimerase, whose product is MSVQRLEQFRERIRQELDRTVDFWVKHSHDPEHGGFFTCLSRDGRVYDELKYVWLQGRQVWMYCRLYRTVPRFHTEEILEAAKAGGAFLRKHARVGGSSGLWKCAFCLTRDGRAVKIQRTIFSECFYVLGLDELSRVTGDRDMQVEAEQMMEKVVHWVQEDPSGLGRPQLPGDTPSSSMAVPMMLLCLVQQLSEGRGPPTALKYQRVGQWCVQQILMHLQRGGMAVLENVSVDGAELQGCQGRLQNPGHALEAGWFLLQYTSQWGLQDLQDTAIRSFIEGPFHSGWDPDHGGLFYFRDVDGHCPTQLEWSMKLWWPHCEALVAFLMAYAHTRRPELLECFSQVYDYTFKHFPDAQSGEWFGYLTQEGKVVLDFKGGPFKGFFHVPRCLLMCENMLDQILGRDQDQVPDQDQVKSQN